Proteins encoded in a region of the Gulosibacter sediminis genome:
- a CDS encoding ABC transporter ATP-binding protein, which yields MSTMPSPAVRLSGLSIRFGDRVAVDAVDLCVPEGMFFGLVGPNGAGKSTLLSMIAGILAPDAGSVEIAGFDIRRSREQALEVMGLMLEGFSLPERLTGSELLEYTARLRGIGSEARERAVDLLEILELDRSPSTLIVDYSTGMRKKIGLAVAMMHRPRVLVLDEPFEAIDPVSALAMETLLGQYVDGGGTVLLSSHIMDVIERSCERVAVMNDGRVLAEGTIDEVSAEGTLAETFIRLVGAPPNRDIGWLR from the coding sequence ATGAGTACGATGCCCTCACCAGCAGTGCGTTTGTCGGGCTTGAGCATCCGTTTCGGTGATCGCGTTGCCGTCGATGCGGTCGACCTATGCGTGCCGGAAGGCATGTTCTTTGGCCTTGTGGGGCCGAACGGTGCAGGGAAATCGACGCTCCTGTCGATGATCGCCGGCATCCTCGCCCCCGACGCCGGGAGCGTGGAGATCGCCGGGTTCGATATCCGCCGGAGTCGAGAGCAGGCACTGGAGGTCATGGGGCTCATGCTGGAAGGATTCTCCCTTCCCGAACGGCTCACCGGCAGCGAACTCCTGGAATACACCGCCCGGTTGCGCGGCATCGGGAGCGAGGCGCGCGAACGTGCTGTGGACCTTCTTGAGATCCTTGAGCTCGACAGGTCGCCTTCGACATTGATCGTCGACTACTCGACGGGCATGCGCAAGAAGATCGGACTGGCGGTCGCCATGATGCATCGGCCTCGCGTCCTGGTGCTGGATGAGCCATTCGAAGCCATCGATCCGGTGTCCGCCCTGGCGATGGAAACGCTGCTCGGCCAGTACGTCGACGGTGGAGGGACGGTGTTGCTGTCTAGCCACATTATGGACGTGATCGAGCGCAGCTGCGAGCGGGTCGCCGTGATGAACGACGGGCGTGTCCTCGCTGAGGGCACGATCGACGAGGTGTCTGCCGAGGGCACTCTCGCCGAGACGTTCATACGCCTCGTCGGTGCTCCTCCGAATCGCGACATCGGGTGGCTGCGATGA
- a CDS encoding dihydrofolate reductase family protein, with product MRELTYYVAVSLDGYIAGPGGEFDTFLAAGDHMGPIWSRYRGTAPTQLAEAAGLSVADGPFDTVLMGKNTYAAGLPHLPNPYQHLRQIVFTSTPSQRPEGSDAVEFTTADPTAAVRALKQEDGLGIWLCGGGALAATLIEEIDRLALKINPVLLGAGIHLLGSAGYSPTTWNPIRTEAFESGVIFAEYVRA from the coding sequence ATGCGAGAACTGACCTATTACGTCGCCGTCAGCCTGGACGGATACATCGCCGGACCCGGCGGTGAGTTCGACACCTTTCTTGCTGCCGGCGATCACATGGGGCCGATCTGGTCCCGCTATCGCGGCACGGCTCCGACGCAACTGGCCGAGGCGGCCGGACTTTCGGTCGCTGATGGGCCGTTCGACACGGTCCTCATGGGGAAAAACACTTACGCCGCTGGACTACCGCACTTGCCAAACCCGTATCAGCACCTGCGGCAGATCGTCTTCACGAGCACGCCGTCACAGCGACCGGAAGGAAGTGACGCCGTTGAGTTCACCACGGCCGATCCGACAGCGGCCGTGCGTGCACTCAAACAGGAGGACGGGCTGGGCATCTGGTTGTGCGGCGGCGGTGCGCTCGCCGCAACGCTCATCGAGGAGATCGACCGGCTGGCGCTGAAGATCAACCCTGTTCTGCTCGGCGCGGGCATCCACCTGCTCGGGTCTGCCGGCTACTCACCGACGACATGGAACCCAATCCGCACGGAGGCGTTCGAGTCGGGCGTGATCTTCGCCGAGTACGTGCGCGCCTGA
- a CDS encoding TetR/AcrR family transcriptional regulator — translation MAKNDTRRNALADAGITVLAREGSRGLTHRAIDQEAGVPTGTTTNYFRSREALLAGLFERIGTRLAPTPDDLAKRAEQPRGRALFADYMRDIVRRLTAEPDIARALFELRLDSARRPDLSAVLTPWLRTNFEADIAFNQSMGLPGGRREIALFHYAIDGLLFDLLTTPIAPDISSDDVIDDLVTGLLPDE, via the coding sequence ATGGCCAAGAACGACACACGCCGAAACGCGCTCGCGGATGCAGGCATCACCGTACTCGCACGCGAAGGATCCCGCGGATTGACCCACCGCGCCATCGACCAGGAAGCGGGCGTCCCCACCGGGACGACGACGAACTACTTCCGGAGCAGGGAAGCGCTCCTCGCGGGCCTGTTCGAGAGGATCGGAACTCGCCTCGCCCCCACGCCGGATGATTTGGCCAAGCGCGCCGAACAACCACGCGGGCGAGCTCTGTTTGCCGACTACATGCGCGACATCGTGCGACGCCTGACCGCCGAACCCGACATCGCTCGCGCCCTGTTCGAACTACGACTCGACTCCGCACGGCGACCCGACCTCTCCGCCGTCCTCACGCCGTGGCTTCGCACGAACTTCGAGGCGGATATCGCGTTCAACCAGTCGATGGGGCTGCCCGGCGGACGCAGGGAGATCGCGCTCTTTCACTACGCGATCGACGGCCTGCTCTTCGACCTGCTGACCACCCCGATCGCCCCGGACATCTCGAGCGATGACGTCATCGATGATCTTGTGACCGGACTGCTCCCCGACGAATGA